From Halotia branconii CENA392, the proteins below share one genomic window:
- the mgtE gene encoding magnesium transporter: MLTQDIRNSLIETTDLSQLKWDLNHLQPVDVGEYIAQLPQQQRAIAFRLLNKAEAIDVFEYLPTEVQQELINSLHDAQVVQLVEAMSPDERAELFDELPAGVIKRLLQELSPEQRQATATILGYPEGTAGRVMTTEYVRLQEGLTVGEALSKIRRQDEDKETIYYAYVTDNNRKLGRVVSLRQLLFTFPDVLIRDIASDRVIKVRTETSQEEVAQIMQRYDLIAIPVVDREDRLVGIITIDDVMDILQEEATEDFQKLAGVGGDEAALSPPLFTIRNRLPWLLGIMALYIGAASAIAPFQSVIAAVPVLAVIMPIFSNTGGTVGIQALTVTIRGLGVGEVTPRDTLKILRKEIFAGLGTALALSLTMIMLSLIWAHPQERWVAVIAGVVMATNTIVAVTLGTLLPMALKRLKLDPALVSGPLVTTMLDTIGFLTFLTLISVGLNVLHLPS, from the coding sequence ATGCTTACACAGGATATTCGCAACTCACTCATTGAGACTACTGATTTAAGTCAACTCAAATGGGATTTAAATCATCTACAACCCGTGGATGTAGGCGAATATATTGCCCAATTGCCTCAACAACAACGAGCGATCGCCTTTCGTCTACTCAATAAAGCTGAAGCTATTGATGTCTTTGAATATTTGCCCACAGAAGTACAACAAGAACTAATTAACTCTTTACATGATGCCCAAGTGGTGCAACTTGTAGAAGCAATGAGTCCTGATGAACGGGCAGAATTGTTTGATGAATTACCTGCTGGGGTAATTAAAAGATTATTACAAGAACTGAGTCCAGAACAAAGACAAGCCACCGCAACAATTTTGGGCTACCCAGAAGGTACTGCGGGGCGGGTGATGACAACAGAATATGTGCGATTACAAGAAGGATTAACCGTAGGAGAAGCCCTCAGTAAAATTCGTCGTCAGGACGAAGATAAGGAGACAATTTATTACGCATACGTTACTGATAACAACCGCAAGCTAGGAAGAGTCGTTTCATTGCGCCAATTGTTATTTACCTTTCCTGATGTTTTAATTCGAGATATTGCTAGCGATCGCGTCATCAAAGTGCGAACTGAAACTTCCCAAGAAGAAGTCGCCCAAATCATGCAACGTTATGATTTAATCGCTATCCCTGTTGTTGATCGTGAAGATCGATTGGTTGGCATTATCACAATTGATGATGTCATGGATATTTTGCAAGAAGAAGCCACAGAAGACTTTCAAAAACTAGCAGGTGTCGGTGGTGATGAGGCCGCTTTGTCACCTCCTTTATTTACCATCCGTAACCGCTTACCTTGGTTATTAGGAATCATGGCATTATATATTGGTGCAGCCAGTGCGATCGCTCCTTTCCAATCTGTAATCGCTGCTGTGCCAGTTTTGGCAGTAATCATGCCAATTTTTTCTAATACTGGTGGTACGGTGGGTATTCAAGCATTAACGGTAACAATTCGAGGACTAGGTGTAGGTGAGGTGACACCTAGAGATACTCTCAAAATTCTCCGTAAGGAAATTTTCGCTGGTTTAGGTACAGCGTTAGCTTTATCATTGACAATGATTATGCTTTCCTTAATTTGGGCGCACCCTCAAGAGCGTTGGGTGGCTGTTATTGCGGGAGTAGTTATGGCAACTAATACAATTGTGGCTGTGACTCTTGGGACTTTACTACCAATGGCTTTAAAGCGACTCAAGTTAGATCCTGCCTTAGTCAGTGGGCCGTTAGTGACAACAATGCTAGATACAATCGGATTTTTAACATTTTTAACTTTGATTTCTGTGGGTTTGAATGTGTTACACCTACCAAGTTAA
- a CDS encoding aspartate carbamoyltransferase catalytic subunit, translated as MPTTTWNRHHVLSLADFTAAEYNTVLQTAASFEEVLSRRTKKVPTLQGQVVANLFFEASTRTRSSFELAAKRLSADTLNFAASTSSMTKGETILDTAKTYLAMGTDIMVIRHREAGVPDAIAQEMDRLGVRVSVLNAGDGQHEHPSQGLLDLFTICTLIDPSNPQLELLKGKKIAIVGDILHSRVARSNIWSLTASGAQVHLAAPPTLLPKLFAEYVLEEAGDLSSISLISNRQLFIHWQLEPALQDADFVMTLRLQKERMTAHLLPSLREYHQLFGITRPKLQLCRPNVKVLHPGPVNRGVEISSELMDDPEFSLIQSQVTSGVAVRMALLYLLGSSKV; from the coding sequence ATGCCTACTACCACCTGGAATCGTCATCATGTTCTCTCCTTAGCTGACTTTACTGCCGCTGAATACAATACTGTTTTACAAACTGCTGCCAGTTTTGAGGAAGTGTTATCACGGCGGACGAAGAAAGTCCCAACCTTGCAAGGACAGGTGGTGGCAAATTTATTTTTTGAAGCATCTACCCGCACTCGGAGTAGTTTTGAACTTGCGGCTAAACGCCTCAGCGCAGATACGCTAAATTTTGCCGCTTCAACTTCTTCTATGACCAAAGGAGAAACAATTCTTGACACGGCGAAAACCTATTTGGCTATGGGAACTGATATTATGGTGATTCGCCATCGAGAAGCAGGAGTACCTGATGCGATCGCTCAAGAAATGGATCGTTTAGGTGTACGAGTTAGTGTCCTCAATGCTGGTGATGGTCAACATGAGCATCCTTCCCAAGGACTACTAGATTTATTCACTATCTGTACTTTAATCGACCCAAGTAATCCCCAGCTAGAACTTTTAAAAGGTAAAAAAATTGCCATTGTTGGGGATATTCTGCATTCTCGCGTAGCACGCTCAAATATCTGGAGTTTAACAGCAAGCGGCGCGCAAGTGCATTTGGCAGCACCGCCGACCCTTTTACCTAAGTTATTTGCTGAGTATGTTTTGGAAGAAGCTGGAGACTTATCTTCTATATCCCTAATTTCCAACCGTCAACTGTTCATACACTGGCAGCTAGAACCCGCCTTACAAGATGCTGATTTTGTCATGACTTTGCGTTTACAGAAAGAACGCATGACTGCTCATTTACTGCCAAGTTTGCGAGAATATCATCAATTGTTTGGGATCACACGTCCAAAATTGCAACTATGCAGACCCAACGTTAAAGTTTTGCATCCAGGCCCAGTCAACCGTGGTGTTGAAATAAGCTCTGAATTAATGGATGATCCAGAATTTAGTCTGATTCAATCGCAAGTTACTAGTGGTGTGGCTGTGCGGATGGCACTACTGTATTTGTTAGGTAGCAGCAAGGTTTAA
- a CDS encoding glycosyltransferase family 4 protein yields the protein MKLLILHNRYRFAGGEDRVVQAEKSLLEANGHEVILLEENNRSIVSIWDTFVAAGGAIYSFAAKNRVEAEINRFRPEIVHVHNFFPLLSPAVYDACSSTGVPVVQTLHNYRLACPKAMPFRDGKTCEDCIGKLMPVSSVVHACYRKSYLQSSVVATMATWHWLRGTWQKRVDAYIVFTKFQKAKMVQAGLPAKKIYIKPNFIFHTDFSPKDTKLGNYLLFVGRLSEEKGVSVLIDAYLQNNLSIPLKIVGDGPLRQTLQAKVQNAGYSSLIEFLGFQEQSVILRLMHDAKFLVVPSIWYEGFPLAIIEAFACSLPVLAPKLGSMAEIVDDKINGLHFEAGNSHDLADKINWAIKHPKFLAVTSQNARFTYESNYTSEANYEQLMKIYQEIINNYKLKFDKRL from the coding sequence ATGAAGCTACTAATTTTACATAATCGCTACAGATTTGCAGGTGGCGAAGATAGGGTAGTTCAGGCAGAAAAAAGTCTATTAGAGGCAAATGGTCACGAAGTTATTTTGTTAGAAGAAAATAATCGCAGCATAGTTAGTATTTGGGATACATTTGTAGCTGCTGGAGGTGCTATATATTCTTTTGCGGCTAAAAATCGGGTGGAAGCAGAAATTAATCGTTTTCGTCCGGAAATAGTTCATGTTCATAACTTTTTTCCACTCCTTTCTCCTGCTGTATATGATGCTTGTTCTAGTACTGGAGTCCCTGTTGTCCAAACTCTTCACAACTATCGGCTAGCTTGTCCCAAAGCAATGCCATTTCGAGATGGTAAAACTTGCGAAGATTGCATTGGTAAACTTATGCCTGTGTCTAGTGTTGTACACGCTTGCTACCGCAAGTCTTATCTGCAAAGTTCAGTTGTAGCAACAATGGCCACTTGGCATTGGCTACGAGGCACTTGGCAAAAGCGAGTAGATGCTTATATTGTCTTTACTAAATTTCAAAAAGCAAAAATGGTTCAAGCTGGATTACCAGCAAAAAAAATCTACATCAAACCAAACTTCATTTTTCATACTGATTTTTCCCCCAAAGATACTAAACTTGGTAACTACTTACTTTTTGTTGGTAGATTATCAGAAGAAAAGGGCGTTTCTGTGCTAATCGATGCCTATCTTCAAAATAATTTATCTATACCATTAAAGATTGTTGGTGATGGGCCTTTACGTCAAACTTTGCAAGCAAAAGTCCAGAATGCAGGTTATAGCAGTTTGATTGAATTTTTAGGATTTCAAGAGCAATCAGTAATTTTAAGATTAATGCATGATGCCAAATTTTTGGTAGTACCTTCAATTTGGTATGAAGGCTTTCCCTTAGCTATTATAGAAGCTTTTGCTTGCAGTCTTCCTGTACTAGCGCCAAAATTAGGCAGTATGGCAGAAATAGTCGATGACAAAATCAATGGTCTGCATTTTGAAGCCGGAAATTCTCATGATTTAGCTGATAAAATAAATTGGGCAATCAAACATCCAAAATTTTTAGCTGTTACTAGTCAAAATGCTCGTTTTACCTACGAATCTAACTACACATCTGAAGCTAATTACGAGCAACTAATGAAAATTTATCAAGAAATAATCAACAATTATAAGTTGAAGTTTGACAAGAGACTATAA
- a CDS encoding nucleotidyltransferase domain-containing protein — protein sequence MSKLLSEKTNISPEIELLLCCARTHINDKDSENIKRLIQENINWKYLIEIADWHRVLPLLFLNLNKTCSQLVPTDVLNYLRQSYYNNTQRNLFKASKLVKVLNIFAENKIPVITFKGLVLAATIYGDIACRAFSDLDILVRRQDFIKTKEILILHGFEPYVDSNEQEANYLKSLTNEEEEAYLRSHWELHLNNPQEKITLDVHQGILSKQFSFTHNTEDWIWEDTKYISFVDRNILSFSAENLIIILCSQGGKDCWLWLNRICDLAEAIRVYPEVNWDKIWERTTKLRMRRMLLLGLALAHELLNAELPETIIDKIAANSVVQSLAFQICRQFYFPTTDSFQSSQLKSALFHLKLIEHPQDKFWYCYEHLIVPTVGDKNFIQLPQFLSFLYYFIRPLRLIKIYLIKHHNNTTN from the coding sequence ATGAGCAAATTGTTATCAGAAAAAACAAATATTTCCCCGGAAATCGAGTTATTACTTTGTTGCGCGCGCACTCACATCAATGATAAAGATAGTGAGAATATCAAAAGACTCATCCAAGAAAATATTAACTGGAAATATCTAATTGAAATTGCTGATTGGCATCGAGTATTACCACTATTATTTTTAAATCTCAATAAAACTTGTTCGCAACTTGTACCAACAGATGTTCTAAATTACTTGCGACAATCTTATTATAACAACACTCAACGCAACCTTTTCAAAGCAAGTAAACTAGTCAAAGTTTTAAATATTTTTGCAGAAAATAAAATTCCCGTAATTACTTTCAAAGGACTAGTATTAGCTGCGACAATTTATGGAGATATTGCCTGTCGAGCTTTTAGTGATTTAGATATTTTGGTTCGCAGACAAGATTTTATTAAAACTAAAGAAATACTGATTCTTCATGGATTTGAGCCATACGTTGACAGTAATGAACAAGAAGCAAACTATCTAAAATCCCTAACCAATGAAGAAGAGGAAGCCTATCTACGTTCTCATTGGGAACTACATTTAAATAATCCACAAGAAAAGATCACTTTAGACGTTCATCAAGGAATATTATCAAAGCAATTCTCATTTACACATAATACAGAAGATTGGATATGGGAAGATACCAAATATATCTCTTTTGTAGATAGAAATATACTCAGTTTTTCTGCGGAGAATTTAATTATAATTCTCTGCTCACAAGGAGGCAAAGACTGTTGGCTATGGTTAAATAGAATTTGTGATTTAGCTGAAGCTATCCGTGTCTATCCTGAAGTAAATTGGGACAAAATTTGGGAACGTACAACCAAGTTACGCATGAGACGAATGTTATTGCTGGGTCTTGCATTAGCTCATGAGCTTTTGAATGCAGAACTTCCAGAAACAATCATAGATAAAATAGCAGCTAACTCTGTAGTTCAATCTCTTGCATTCCAGATTTGTAGACAATTTTATTTTCCAACAACAGATTCTTTCCAAAGTAGTCAACTGAAATCTGCATTGTTTCATTTAAAATTAATAGAACATCCTCAAGATAAATTTTGGTATTGTTATGAACATCTCATCGTTCCCACAGTTGGAGATAAAAATTTTATCCAGTTACCCCAATTTTTATCATTTTTATACTATTTTATACGTCCTCTACGCTTAATTAAAATATATTTAATCAAGCACCATAATAATACAACCAACTGA
- a CDS encoding acyltransferase family protein: MRLTSLDVFRGITIAGMILVNMVGVADDVYPPLAHADWNGCTPTDLVFPFFLFIIGVAMSFSLSKYTENNKPTKAVYWRILRRAAILFGLGLLLNGFWNQGIWTFDLNSIRIMGVLQRISLTYLFASLIVLNLPRRGQWILAAVILIGYWLALMYVSVPDYGAGVLTREGNFGAYIDRLIIPKVHLYKGDRFNFMGDPEGLFSTIPAIVNVLAGYFTGKWIRSQSVQSRTSIGLALFGIGCLIVGWAWGWTFPINKKLWTSSYVIFTTGWALLLLATCYELIEVRLIRRWSKPFEILGLNAIALFVASVLLIKILVRTSIGSGENAPSTYNWIYQNIFASWAGALNGSLIFAILTVLLWLAVGIVMYRQHWFIKV; encoded by the coding sequence ATGCGCCTGACTTCATTAGATGTTTTTCGTGGCATTACCATCGCGGGCATGATTCTCGTCAATATGGTGGGAGTGGCGGATGATGTGTATCCTCCCTTAGCCCATGCAGACTGGAACGGATGCACACCAACTGATTTGGTGTTTCCCTTCTTTCTGTTTATTATTGGTGTGGCAATGAGTTTTTCTCTGTCAAAGTACACCGAAAACAACAAACCTACCAAGGCTGTTTACTGGCGGATATTACGCCGTGCTGCTATTCTTTTTGGTTTGGGATTGCTGCTAAATGGCTTTTGGAATCAGGGCATTTGGACTTTTGACTTAAATAGCATCCGGATTATGGGGGTGTTACAACGCATCAGTTTGACTTACCTGTTCGCCTCCTTAATAGTTCTCAACTTGCCGCGTCGTGGGCAATGGATACTCGCAGCTGTCATACTTATCGGTTACTGGCTAGCTTTGATGTATGTATCAGTTCCCGATTATGGCGCTGGTGTATTGACACGAGAAGGTAACTTTGGTGCTTACATTGACCGCCTAATTATTCCTAAAGTACATCTTTATAAAGGCGATCGCTTCAATTTTATGGGAGATCCAGAAGGACTTTTCAGCACAATTCCGGCTATTGTTAACGTTTTGGCTGGCTACTTTACAGGAAAATGGATACGCTCTCAATCAGTACAATCACGCACAAGTATAGGATTAGCATTATTTGGTATTGGTTGCTTAATAGTTGGTTGGGCGTGGGGTTGGACATTTCCCATCAACAAAAAGCTGTGGACAAGTTCCTATGTTATTTTTACAACAGGTTGGGCATTACTATTGCTGGCAACTTGCTATGAACTAATCGAAGTACGGCTGATACGTCGCTGGAGTAAACCTTTTGAAATTCTAGGCTTAAATGCGATCGCACTTTTCGTTGCCTCTGTTTTACTAATTAAAATTTTAGTCAGAACCAGTATCGGCTCAGGAGAAAACGCTCCCAGCACCTACAATTGGATTTACCAAAACATTTTTGCATCTTGGGCGGGTGCGCTTAACGGTTCCCTCATATTTGCTATCCTTACCGTCTTATTATGGTTAGCAGTAGGCATTGTGATGTATCGACAACACTGGTTTATCAAAGTTTAA
- a CDS encoding peroxiredoxin, producing the protein MSVKVGDTAPDFTLTSQNGSTVSLQDFRGQKAVVLYFYPKDDTPGCTAESCAFRDQYEVFKTAGAEVIGVSGDSHESHQRFAAKYNLPFILLSDKGDQVRKLYGATTAFGLIPSRVTYVIDQQGVVQYVFDSMLNFKGHVEEALKTLQQLTA; encoded by the coding sequence ATGTCAGTCAAAGTTGGAGATACTGCTCCTGATTTCACTCTAACTTCCCAAAATGGCTCTACGGTGAGTCTGCAAGATTTCCGTGGTCAAAAAGCTGTGGTGCTGTACTTTTATCCCAAGGACGATACACCTGGATGCACGGCAGAATCTTGTGCTTTCCGCGATCAGTATGAAGTGTTCAAAACTGCTGGTGCTGAAGTGATTGGTGTTAGTGGTGATTCTCATGAATCTCATCAGCGATTTGCTGCTAAATACAATCTTCCTTTTATACTCTTAAGCGATAAAGGCGACCAAGTACGAAAGCTATACGGTGCAACTACCGCTTTTGGCTTGATTCCTAGTCGCGTTACTTATGTTATTGATCAACAAGGCGTTGTGCAGTACGTATTTGATTCGATGTTGAATTTTAAGGGTCACGTTGAAGAAGCGCTGAAAACGTTGCAACAACTTACAGCTTAA
- the hpf gene encoding ribosome hibernation-promoting factor, HPF/YfiA family → MKLVIHGKNIEITDAIREYVHQKIEKAVNHFQSITNEVDVHLSVARNPRITTRQAAEVTIYANGSVIRAEESSEDLYASIDLVADKIARQLRKYKEKRQDKKIHAPATSEVLVTEPVVTDLIGDRTPELPNEVVRTKYFSMPPMTVAEALEHLQMVGHDFYMFRNSETDEINVIYERNHGGYGVIQPRNGNGHTNGKNGKATHGDVVMQEKSPSHKV, encoded by the coding sequence ATGAAGCTTGTCATCCACGGCAAAAATATTGAAATCACCGATGCGATTCGGGAATATGTACATCAAAAAATTGAAAAAGCTGTTAACCACTTTCAGAGCATCACAAACGAAGTGGATGTGCATTTAAGCGTAGCTCGCAATCCCCGAATCACTACCAGACAAGCGGCTGAAGTCACTATTTATGCAAACGGTAGCGTCATTCGTGCCGAGGAAAGCAGCGAAGATTTATATGCCAGCATTGACTTAGTTGCAGACAAAATTGCTCGTCAGCTGCGTAAATACAAAGAAAAACGTCAAGATAAGAAAATTCACGCTCCAGCAACCAGCGAAGTATTAGTTACAGAACCAGTAGTTACAGATTTAATAGGCGATCGCACCCCAGAACTGCCTAATGAAGTCGTCCGGACAAAATATTTTTCCATGCCACCAATGACCGTTGCAGAAGCTTTAGAACATCTGCAAATGGTGGGACATGACTTTTACATGTTCCGTAATAGTGAAACCGATGAGATTAATGTCATTTACGAACGCAACCACGGTGGTTATGGTGTGATTCAACCCCGTAACGGGAATGGTCATACCAACGGTAAAAATGGCAAGGCAACCCACGGTGATGTCGTAATGCAAGAAAAATCACCCTCACATAAAGTTTAA